The Herminiimonas arsenitoxidans genome window below encodes:
- the rpe gene encoding ribulose-phosphate 3-epimerase — protein MPNYRIAPSILSADFARLGEEVRNVVTAGADIIHFDVMDNHYVPNLTIGPLVCEAIRPHVQVPIDVHLMVKPVDRIIPDFAKAGANIITFHPEASEHIDRTLQLIRDNGCKAGLVFNPATPLHHLEHVMDKLDIILMMSVNPGFGGQSFIPHTLKKIAAVRKLIDESGRDIMLEVDGGIKIDNIEAAARAGADTFVAGSAIFGKPDYKAVIDAMRSELAKV, from the coding sequence ATGCCAAACTATCGCATCGCTCCCAGCATCCTATCCGCCGATTTTGCCCGTCTTGGCGAAGAAGTGCGCAATGTTGTCACCGCCGGCGCCGACATCATTCACTTCGACGTCATGGATAACCATTATGTTCCGAATCTGACGATAGGACCTTTGGTATGCGAAGCCATACGTCCGCATGTACAAGTACCTATCGACGTACACCTGATGGTCAAGCCGGTAGACCGCATTATTCCTGACTTTGCCAAGGCTGGTGCCAATATCATCACCTTCCACCCGGAAGCGTCCGAGCATATAGACCGCACACTGCAATTGATACGCGACAACGGTTGCAAAGCCGGCCTCGTCTTCAATCCAGCCACGCCTCTGCACCACTTGGAACACGTGATGGATAAGCTCGACATCATCCTGATGATGTCGGTCAATCCTGGCTTCGGCGGCCAATCCTTCATTCCGCACACACTTAAAAAAATCGCAGCAGTGCGCAAGCTGATCGATGAATCCGGTCGCGACATCATGCTGGAAGTCGATGGCGGCATCAAAATCGACAATATCGAAGCCGCAGCACGCGCTGGCGCAGACACCTTCGTCGCCGGCTCTGCCATCTTCGGCAAACCAGATTACAAAGCCGTGATCGATGCAATGCGCAGCGAATTAGCAAAAGTATGA
- a CDS encoding phosphoglycolate phosphatase has protein sequence MLHGIRGVIVDLDGTMLHTAQDLHIAINRMRDGLGLAPLDLDTAISFVGKGAENLVRKTIGVDFSPSDVELRFAEAMALFEKHYFDVNGEFATAYPGVHEGLQEMQAKGLRLACVTNKPMAFTLPLLKKTGLHDYFEVIYGGDSFAKKKPDPMQLLQVCTDFALAPAQIVAIGDSINDSQAARAAGCKVLNVPYGYNHGQAIQDVDSDGIVSSLLDAAHLISPT, from the coding sequence ATGCTGCACGGCATACGCGGCGTCATCGTTGATCTCGACGGCACCATGCTGCATACCGCGCAGGATTTGCATATCGCCATCAATCGCATGCGTGATGGCTTAGGATTAGCACCACTGGATCTCGATACCGCCATCAGCTTTGTCGGCAAGGGCGCAGAGAATCTGGTGCGCAAGACCATAGGCGTTGATTTTTCACCTAGCGACGTTGAGCTGCGTTTCGCAGAGGCCATGGCCTTGTTCGAGAAACACTATTTCGACGTGAATGGCGAATTCGCCACCGCCTATCCTGGCGTACACGAAGGTCTGCAAGAAATGCAGGCCAAAGGTTTGCGACTGGCTTGCGTCACCAATAAGCCGATGGCATTTACTTTGCCGTTGCTGAAGAAAACCGGCTTGCACGATTACTTTGAAGTGATTTACGGTGGTGACTCCTTTGCGAAAAAGAAGCCAGATCCCATGCAATTGCTGCAGGTATGCACTGATTTTGCTCTGGCACCCGCGCAAATCGTAGCCATCGGCGATTCCATCAACGATTCGCAGGCAGCACGTGCTGCAGGTTGCAAAGTTCTCAACGTCCCTTACGGCTACAACCACGGGCAGGCTATACAAGATGTCGATAGCGATGGTATAGTTTCCTCGCTGCTAGACGCAGCACATCTTATTTCACCAACATAA
- the trpE gene encoding anthranilate synthase component I, producing the protein MTELEFKSLAAQGYNRIPLIAEAFADLETPLTLYLKLAQTQNGGKNTFLLESVVGGERFGRYSFIGLPANTLMRSFGTRIEVVKNGKIVETVEGNPLDFIAEFQARYKVAILPGMPRFCGGLAGYFGYDAVRHVEKRLAHSTPKDDLGLPEIQLLLTEELAVIDNLSGKLYLIVYTDPTQPEAFSKGRQRLKDLRAMLHRAVELPVTTASVRTDTIREFDKESYLAAVAKAKEYVMAGDLMQVQIGQRIKKRYVDSPLTLYRALRSLNPSPYMYFYNFGDMQIVGSSPEILVRNETVSEDKKKITIRPLAGTRPRGATPEKDAALAKELLADPKEIAEHVMLIDLARNDIGRIAETGSVQVTDKLVIEKYSHVQHIVSNVEGTLKSGLSNLDVLKATFPAGTLSGAPKVRAMEIIDELEPTKRGIYGGACGYLSFGGEMDLAIAIRTGVIKDGMLYVQAAAGIVADSVPEMEWQETENKARAVLRAAEQVQDGLDGEI; encoded by the coding sequence ATGACTGAACTCGAATTCAAATCGTTAGCCGCGCAAGGCTACAACCGTATTCCCTTGATCGCCGAAGCTTTCGCCGATCTGGAAACACCGCTCACGCTCTACCTGAAACTGGCACAAACCCAGAATGGTGGGAAGAATACCTTCCTGCTGGAATCTGTCGTCGGTGGTGAGCGTTTCGGGCGCTATTCCTTTATCGGCTTGCCAGCCAATACGCTGATGCGCAGCTTTGGTACGCGCATCGAAGTCGTCAAGAACGGCAAGATCGTTGAAACCGTTGAAGGCAATCCGCTCGACTTCATCGCGGAATTCCAGGCACGCTATAAAGTAGCCATTTTGCCCGGCATGCCGCGCTTCTGTGGCGGCCTGGCTGGCTACTTTGGTTACGACGCTGTGCGCCATGTGGAAAAACGTCTGGCACATTCCACGCCGAAAGACGATCTCGGCCTGCCAGAGATCCAATTACTGCTGACCGAAGAACTGGCTGTCATCGACAATCTGTCCGGCAAGCTGTATCTGATCGTGTACACCGACCCAACCCAGCCGGAAGCCTTCAGCAAAGGGCGTCAGCGCCTGAAAGACTTGCGCGCCATGTTGCATCGCGCGGTTGAGTTGCCGGTGACAACTGCGTCGGTACGTACCGACACGATACGTGAATTCGATAAAGAGTCTTATCTGGCAGCCGTCGCCAAGGCCAAAGAATATGTCATGGCCGGCGACTTGATGCAGGTACAAATCGGCCAGCGCATCAAGAAGCGATATGTCGATTCGCCGCTCACGCTGTACCGTGCACTGCGTTCGCTGAATCCGTCGCCGTATATGTATTTCTATAATTTCGGTGATATGCAAATCGTCGGTTCGTCGCCGGAAATCCTGGTGCGCAACGAGACTGTTTCAGAAGACAAAAAGAAAATCACGATACGTCCATTGGCCGGCACCCGCCCACGCGGCGCGACACCGGAAAAGGATGCGGCACTGGCAAAAGAATTGCTGGCCGATCCGAAGGAAATCGCGGAACACGTGATGCTGATCGACCTCGCACGCAATGACATCGGCCGCATCGCGGAAACCGGTAGCGTGCAAGTCACCGACAAACTCGTGATCGAGAAATACTCGCACGTACAACACATCGTTTCCAATGTCGAAGGCACGCTGAAATCAGGCTTGTCGAATCTGGATGTGCTGAAAGCGACGTTCCCGGCCGGTACCTTGTCCGGTGCGCCGAAAGTGCGCGCGATGGAAATCATCGATGAACTGGAACCAACCAAGCGCGGCATTTATGGCGGCGCTTGCGGTTACCTGTCCTTTGGCGGTGAAATGGACCTGGCGATTGCGATCCGTACCGGCGTTATCAAGGATGGCATGCTATATGTACAAGCGGCAGCCGGCATCGTCGCCGATTCGGTGCCCGAGATGGAATGGCAGGAAACCGAGAACAAGGCGCGTGCAGTGCTGAGAGCAGCAGAACAGGTACAAGACGGTTTGGACGGGGAGATTTAA
- a CDS encoding aminodeoxychorismate/anthranilate synthase component II — MLLMIDNYDSFTYNLVQYFGELGEDVHTVRNDEITLEQIAALNPERICISPGPCTPHEAGVSVPILQQFAGKLPILGVCLGHQAIGAAFGGKVVRAQQVMHGKTSQITHTGVGVFKDLPSPYTVIRYHSLAIERASLPDCLEVTAWTDDGEIMGVRHKEFDIQGVQFHPESILSEHGHALLKNFLVR, encoded by the coding sequence ATGTTACTGATGATCGATAACTACGACTCGTTCACCTACAACCTGGTGCAATACTTCGGCGAATTGGGCGAAGACGTGCACACCGTGCGTAACGACGAGATCACACTGGAACAAATCGCAGCGCTGAATCCTGAGCGCATCTGCATTTCACCTGGCCCTTGCACACCGCATGAAGCCGGCGTGTCCGTGCCTATCCTGCAGCAATTCGCAGGCAAGCTGCCTATCCTCGGCGTCTGCCTGGGGCATCAGGCTATCGGCGCAGCATTCGGCGGCAAGGTCGTGCGCGCGCAGCAAGTCATGCATGGCAAGACGTCGCAAATCACACATACCGGCGTCGGCGTCTTCAAGGATTTGCCATCGCCATACACCGTGATTCGCTATCACTCGCTGGCGATCGAACGCGCATCGCTACCGGACTGCCTGGAAGTCACCGCATGGACCGATGATGGCGAAATCATGGGTGTGCGCCACAAGGAGTTCGATATTCAGGGCGTGCAATTCCATCCGGAATCCATCCTATCCGAACATGGACATGCGCTGCTGAAAAACTTCCTCGTGCGCTGA
- the trpD gene encoding anthranilate phosphoribosyltransferase — translation MPITEQEALMRCIDHREIFHDEMLHLFRKIMSGEMSPVMIAALTMGLRVKKESIGEIAAAAQVMREFSTKVPLTDTTNLLDIVGTGGDGANTFNISTASMFVAASAGARIAKHGGRSVSSSSGSADVLESLGANINLKPELVAESIAQTGIGFMFAPNHHAAMKHAAPVRKELGVRTIFNILGPLTNPAGAPNILMGVFHPDLVGIQVRVLQRLGAQHAIVVWGRDNMDEVSLGAATMVGELVNGEICEYEIHPEDFGLQMIASRNLKVANSVESKAKIFEALDNVDGAARDIVALNAGTALYAAGVASSIADGLAKAREAIASGAARAKLEQFVNVTTQLGGKA, via the coding sequence ATGCCGATCACCGAACAAGAAGCTTTAATGCGCTGTATCGATCATCGTGAAATCTTCCACGATGAGATGCTACATTTGTTCCGCAAGATCATGAGTGGTGAAATGTCGCCGGTCATGATCGCGGCATTGACGATGGGACTGCGCGTCAAGAAGGAAAGCATAGGCGAGATCGCAGCAGCGGCTCAGGTCATGCGCGAATTCTCGACCAAAGTACCGCTGACCGATACCACCAATCTGCTCGACATCGTCGGCACTGGTGGTGACGGCGCCAATACTTTCAATATTTCCACCGCATCGATGTTTGTCGCCGCCTCGGCCGGTGCACGCATCGCCAAGCATGGCGGTCGCAGCGTTTCCTCATCGTCAGGCAGTGCCGACGTACTGGAATCGCTGGGTGCGAATATCAACCTCAAGCCTGAACTGGTCGCCGAATCGATCGCACAAACCGGCATAGGCTTCATGTTTGCCCCTAACCATCACGCCGCGATGAAACACGCGGCACCGGTACGCAAGGAACTCGGCGTACGGACTATCTTCAATATCCTGGGCCCACTGACCAATCCTGCCGGTGCGCCTAACATCCTGATGGGCGTGTTTCATCCTGATCTGGTCGGCATACAAGTGCGCGTGTTGCAACGCCTGGGTGCGCAACATGCGATCGTGGTCTGGGGTCGCGACAATATGGATGAAGTCTCGCTGGGTGCAGCCACCATGGTCGGCGAACTGGTCAACGGCGAAATCTGCGAATATGAAATCCATCCAGAAGACTTCGGCCTGCAAATGATCGCCAGCCGCAACCTGAAGGTAGCCAATTCGGTGGAATCGAAAGCCAAAATATTTGAAGCACTCGATAACGTCGATGGTGCAGCACGCGACATCGTTGCCTTGAATGCTGGCACCGCACTGTATGCAGCCGGCGTCGCCAGCTCGATCGCCGATGGCTTGGCAAAAGCACGCGAGGCCATTGCATCGGGTGCAGCACGCGCCAAGCTCGAACAGTTCGTCAATGTCACTACGCAATTGGGCGGCAAGGCCTGA
- a CDS encoding LysE family translocator, translated as MIPLHDLLIFSLAALVLVLTPGPNMMYCVSRSICQGRTAGMISLLGVATGFIFHMLAAAFGLTALFLTIPIAYDLIKYLGAAYLLWMAWNAIKPGGTSPFQTQNLPHDSNATLFRMGFLTNLLNPKAAMFYMSFLPQFIHAEHGHVMLQSLTLGATQIAVSFTVNCLLILAASAIAGFFSNNPGWMRTQRYVMGLTLGALAFRLAIDQRK; from the coding sequence ATGATTCCGCTCCATGACTTGTTGATCTTCTCGCTGGCCGCATTGGTGCTGGTGCTTACGCCCGGCCCCAACATGATGTATTGCGTGTCGCGCTCGATTTGTCAGGGACGGACTGCGGGCATGATTTCCTTGCTTGGCGTGGCGACAGGTTTCATCTTTCACATGTTGGCAGCGGCGTTCGGTTTGACGGCCTTGTTTCTAACAATCCCCATCGCTTACGACCTGATCAAATACCTCGGTGCTGCGTATCTGCTGTGGATGGCATGGAATGCGATCAAACCGGGCGGTACTTCGCCGTTTCAAACCCAGAATCTTCCGCACGACAGTAATGCGACGCTGTTCCGCATGGGCTTTCTGACCAATCTGCTCAATCCCAAGGCGGCGATGTTTTACATGTCCTTCCTGCCGCAATTCATTCATGCTGAGCATGGTCACGTGATGCTGCAAAGTCTGACACTGGGCGCAACGCAAATTGCTGTCAGCTTTACAGTCAACTGCTTGCTGATTCTGGCTGCCAGCGCCATCGCCGGATTCTTCTCGAACAACCCAGGCTGGATGCGAACGCAACGTTATGTCATGGGACTGACGCTAGGCGCATTGGCATTCAGGCTGGCGATCGATCAACGTAAATAA
- the trpC gene encoding indole-3-glycerol phosphate synthase TrpC — translation MSDILNKILDVKADEVAAAKKYRNLTSLRSEVENDKEARAAIRGFEASLRAKITAGNAGIIAEIKKASPSKGVIRPNFHPADIAVSYEKNGAACLSVLTDVQFFQGAPEYLKQARAACALPALRKDFIVDPYQLYEARSWGADCILLIVAALDHGLMAELEACAHELGMNVLVEVHNAEELTAALKLKTSLLGVNNRNLRTFETSLQTTLDLLPRISPDKLVITESAIVTPDDVKKMRDADVHAFLVGEAFMRAPDPGTELSRLFN, via the coding sequence ATGTCAGACATTCTCAATAAAATCCTCGACGTCAAAGCCGATGAAGTCGCCGCTGCGAAAAAATATCGCAACCTAACGAGCTTGCGTAGTGAAGTAGAGAACGACAAAGAAGCGCGTGCAGCTATTCGTGGCTTTGAAGCGAGCCTGCGAGCGAAAATTACCGCAGGAAACGCCGGCATCATTGCCGAAATTAAAAAAGCATCGCCATCCAAAGGCGTGATACGCCCGAACTTCCATCCAGCCGACATCGCGGTCAGCTATGAAAAAAATGGCGCCGCCTGTTTATCCGTACTGACCGACGTACAGTTCTTCCAAGGCGCACCAGAATATCTGAAGCAAGCACGTGCTGCTTGTGCGCTACCAGCATTGCGCAAAGACTTCATCGTCGATCCGTATCAACTGTATGAAGCGCGCTCCTGGGGTGCCGATTGCATATTGCTGATCGTCGCCGCGCTGGATCATGGTTTGATGGCAGAACTGGAAGCCTGCGCGCATGAATTGGGCATGAATGTTTTGGTGGAAGTACACAATGCGGAAGAATTGACGGCGGCATTAAAACTGAAAACCAGCCTGCTGGGTGTCAATAATCGCAACCTGCGCACCTTCGAGACTTCGCTGCAAACCACGCTGGATTTGCTGCCGCGTATTTCGCCGGACAAGCTGGTCATTACCGAATCAGCTATCGTCACACCTGACGATGTGAAGAAAATGCGCGATGCCGATGTGCATGCCTTCCTCGTCGGCGAAGCCTTTATGCGTGCGCCAGATCCGGGCACCGAACTAAGTCGCCTGTTTAATTAA
- a CDS encoding M61 family metallopeptidase: MKNAIQYTIVPKDLAAHLFAVSVTVSQPDPAGQRFSLPAWIPGSYMIREFSKNIVRIRAESGGYEVALNKLDKHTWLADVCTGSLTVHYEVYAWDLSVRTAHLDKTHGFFNGTSVFLQVDGQEQRVHEVDIQKPQGDAYEKWRVATAMRQLKAKRYGFGSYIASNYDELIDHPVELGTFALASFKAHGVQHDLVFTGRIPNLDLPRLSADLQKICEAQISLFEPKTHRAPVDRYVFMTMVVGDGYGGLEHRASTALICSRADLPVKGQKEMTDGYRTFLGLCSHEYFHTWNVKRIKPAAFAPYDLKAEGYTPLLWLFEGFTSYYDDLMLVRSGVIDEPAYLKLVAKTVNNVLRGTGRHKQSVAESSFDAWTKYYRQDENAPNAIVSYYTKGSLVGLALDLTIREQTKGKKSLDDVMLALWQQYGRDFYQDGKAGRGITEAEVDALFDSVTGLKLKKVLDRWVRGTEDIPLAKLLAPFGVDFADERKNAKPGLGMRTVRDGNDCKVANVYEGGAAHKAGLSAGDVLVAIDGLRVTATNLDSLLSRYRVGQTIGLHAFRRDELMIFNAVLAPSDVPAVTLKSGDKPVAALRLRKAWLNLQD; the protein is encoded by the coding sequence ATGAAAAACGCAATTCAATACACCATCGTTCCCAAAGATTTGGCCGCGCATTTATTTGCCGTGAGCGTGACGGTCAGTCAGCCCGATCCGGCTGGACAACGCTTCTCTCTGCCTGCGTGGATTCCAGGCAGCTACATGATTCGCGAGTTTTCGAAGAACATCGTACGCATACGCGCTGAATCCGGTGGTTATGAAGTTGCGCTAAACAAACTGGATAAGCATACCTGGCTCGCTGATGTATGCACTGGTTCATTGACCGTGCACTATGAAGTCTATGCGTGGGATTTGTCGGTACGCACTGCACATCTGGATAAGACGCATGGTTTCTTTAACGGCACCAGTGTTTTCCTGCAGGTCGATGGACAAGAGCAGCGCGTGCATGAAGTCGATATTCAGAAGCCACAAGGCGACGCTTATGAAAAATGGCGCGTTGCTACTGCGATGCGTCAACTGAAAGCCAAGCGTTACGGTTTCGGTTCTTATATCGCATCGAACTACGATGAGTTGATCGATCACCCAGTTGAACTGGGTACATTTGCATTGGCGAGTTTCAAAGCGCACGGCGTACAGCATGATCTTGTGTTCACGGGGCGCATACCTAATTTGGATCTGCCGCGCTTGAGCGCCGATTTGCAAAAAATATGTGAAGCGCAAATCTCTTTATTTGAACCGAAAACGCATCGCGCACCGGTAGACCGTTATGTTTTCATGACGATGGTAGTCGGTGATGGATATGGCGGGTTGGAGCATCGCGCATCGACTGCGCTGATTTGCTCGCGCGCCGATTTGCCGGTCAAAGGTCAAAAGGAAATGACGGATGGTTATCGCACCTTCCTCGGTTTGTGCAGCCATGAGTACTTCCACACCTGGAACGTCAAGCGCATCAAGCCAGCCGCTTTTGCGCCTTACGATTTGAAGGCAGAGGGTTACACACCGCTGCTTTGGTTGTTCGAAGGCTTCACCAGTTATTACGATGATCTGATGCTGGTGCGCAGTGGTGTCATTGATGAGCCTGCTTATCTGAAACTGGTGGCGAAAACCGTCAATAACGTATTGCGCGGCACAGGTCGTCACAAACAAAGTGTGGCGGAATCCAGCTTCGATGCCTGGACTAAGTATTACCGTCAGGATGAGAATGCACCGAATGCCATCGTCAGTTATTACACCAAAGGCTCATTGGTCGGTCTGGCGCTGGATCTGACTATCCGTGAACAAACCAAGGGCAAAAAATCGCTGGACGATGTGATGCTAGCCTTATGGCAGCAATACGGCCGCGACTTCTATCAGGATGGCAAAGCCGGACGCGGTATAACCGAAGCGGAAGTTGATGCGCTATTCGATAGCGTGACCGGCCTCAAGCTAAAAAAGGTATTGGATCGCTGGGTACGCGGTACTGAAGATATTCCGTTGGCTAAATTGCTGGCACCTTTCGGTGTCGACTTTGCCGACGAGCGCAAGAATGCGAAACCAGGTTTGGGCATGCGCACGGTGCGCGACGGCAATGACTGCAAAGTGGCGAATGTGTATGAAGGTGGCGCTGCGCACAAGGCAGGTTTGTCTGCCGGTGACGTGTTGGTCGCGATTGATGGCCTGCGCGTGACGGCGACTAATCTGGATAGTCTGTTGAGTCGTTATCGTGTTGGCCAGACCATCGGCTTGCATGCCTTCCGGCGCGATGAATTGATGATCTTCAATGCAGTGCTGGCACCGTCGGATGTGCCTGCCGTCACGCTGAAGAGCGGGGACAAGCCAGTAGCGGCACTACGTTTGCGTAAAGCGTGGTTGAATTTACAGGATTGA
- a CDS encoding DsbC family protein produces the protein MKIIKAAAAALLGLAFVSAFAETAQEVAVRKAIEPRLGSDAKVVSVSKTPYSGLYEVQVNGDIIYTDAKAQFLFIGRVVDTKTYQDYTKARLEEINKVAFSDLPLEAAMKQVKGNGKRVIAVFEDPNCGYCKRFRQTLEGINDITVYTFMYNILSPDSIAKSRNVWCSADRNKAWDDWMLNGKAPAPASDKCTTPHEKVLALGQRMGVTGTPTIIFTDGSRIPGAIDAKGLEAKLATIK, from the coding sequence ATGAAAATAATCAAGGCTGCAGCAGCGGCATTGTTGGGCTTGGCCTTTGTGAGTGCTTTTGCTGAAACCGCGCAAGAAGTAGCGGTGCGTAAAGCAATTGAGCCACGTCTGGGTAGCGATGCGAAAGTGGTATCGGTAAGCAAAACGCCTTATTCCGGTTTGTATGAAGTGCAAGTAAATGGCGACATCATTTACACCGATGCAAAAGCACAATTTTTGTTCATCGGCCGCGTAGTCGATACCAAGACATATCAGGATTACACCAAAGCACGCCTGGAAGAAATCAACAAGGTTGCCTTCAGTGATCTGCCATTGGAAGCTGCGATGAAGCAGGTCAAAGGTAATGGCAAGCGCGTGATCGCAGTATTCGAAGATCCGAACTGTGGTTACTGCAAACGCTTCCGCCAGACTCTCGAAGGTATCAACGACATTACTGTCTACACCTTCATGTACAACATTCTGTCGCCGGATTCGATTGCTAAATCGCGCAACGTTTGGTGCTCCGCTGATCGCAATAAAGCGTGGGATGATTGGATGCTGAATGGAAAAGCACCTGCTCCTGCGTCCGATAAATGCACAACGCCACATGAAAAAGTGTTGGCATTGGGACAAAGAATGGGTGTCACTGGTACGCCAACAATCATCTTCACCGATGGCTCACGCATTCCTGGCGCAATTGATGCCAAAGGTTTGGAAGCTAAATTGGCGACCATCAAGTAA
- a CDS encoding UbiH/UbiF family hydroxylase, which translates to MHVQSDVCIIGDGAIGKAAALGFAQAGLKVSLLSPAAPTAFSVVKEEWDVRVYAVNHIAQTLLSSVKVWDALDASRVEPVDSMVVNGDGATAGELAFDAYGARVGTLAWIVEDRNLNQALDAALKFASNVQIVHGRAVSLQSNDTSAGVELANGDTLAAELLVGADGGQSWVRAQCNIDFDYRPYGQRAIVSNFACEKPHHGVAYQWFSAAEGIIALLPLPGQRVSLVWSAPETLAETLSKESLTQLAARVTDLSMQQLGTLSPLQPEVMKSFPLSLIRPHTITAPRIALVGDAAHVIHPLAGHGMNLGFADVAALIKTVTERGMHRDCGDARVLSRYARTRKEDILLMQLATDGLARLFGTDLEPLRVVRNIGLNLVNKLPVLKRRLIGHALGKSL; encoded by the coding sequence ATGCATGTGCAAAGCGACGTTTGTATTATTGGTGATGGCGCCATCGGGAAAGCCGCTGCGCTTGGTTTTGCGCAGGCTGGACTGAAGGTCAGCTTATTAAGTCCTGCTGCGCCGACTGCATTTTCCGTCGTAAAAGAAGAGTGGGATGTGCGGGTCTATGCGGTAAATCATATTGCGCAGACTTTATTGTCTTCTGTGAAAGTGTGGGATGCACTGGATGCAAGTCGCGTAGAGCCTGTTGATTCCATGGTGGTAAATGGCGATGGCGCCACTGCCGGTGAGTTGGCATTTGATGCCTATGGCGCGCGCGTTGGCACATTGGCATGGATAGTTGAAGACCGTAATTTGAATCAAGCGCTGGATGCTGCATTGAAATTCGCATCGAATGTACAGATCGTCCATGGGCGTGCGGTCAGCCTGCAATCAAACGATACCAGTGCGGGCGTGGAGCTCGCCAATGGCGATACGCTTGCGGCGGAGTTATTAGTCGGTGCCGACGGCGGACAATCGTGGGTACGCGCGCAGTGCAATATCGATTTCGACTATCGGCCTTATGGTCAGCGCGCCATCGTTTCCAACTTCGCTTGTGAAAAACCGCATCATGGCGTGGCGTATCAATGGTTCTCCGCAGCGGAAGGCATCATTGCGCTCTTGCCCTTGCCGGGACAGCGCGTATCACTGGTGTGGTCGGCGCCGGAGACCTTGGCAGAGACATTATCAAAAGAATCGCTCACGCAACTTGCCGCGCGGGTAACTGATTTGTCGATGCAACAACTCGGTACCTTGTCGCCTTTGCAACCAGAGGTGATGAAATCATTCCCTCTGTCCTTGATTCGTCCGCATACCATTACTGCGCCGCGTATTGCGTTGGTTGGCGATGCCGCGCATGTGATTCATCCGCTGGCAGGACATGGGATGAATCTGGGGTTTGCCGATGTCGCAGCATTGATCAAAACAGTCACTGAGCGCGGCATGCACCGCGACTGCGGCGATGCGCGCGTGTTGTCGCGTTATGCACGTACACGCAAGGAAGATATACTGTTGATGCAATTGGCAACCGATGGTTTGGCTCGGTTGTTTGGTACTGATCTGGAGCCTTTGCGAGTTGTACGCAATATAGGATTGAACTTGGTGAACAAGTTGCCAGTCTTAAAAAGACGCCTTATTGGGCACGCACTGGGAAAGTCTTTGTAA